In Zea mays cultivar B73 unplaced genomic scaffold, Zm-B73-REFERENCE-NAM-5.0 scaffold_203, whole genome shotgun sequence, a single window of DNA contains:
- the LOC118474050 gene encoding NADH-ubiquinone oxidoreductase chain 5 isoform X1 has product MYLLIVFLPLLGSSVAGFFGRFLGSEGTAIMTTTCVSFSSILSLIAFYEVALGASACYLRIAPWISSEMFDASWGFLFDSLTVVMLIVVTFISSLVHLYSISYMSEDPHSPRFMCYLSIFTFFMLMLVTGDNFLQLFLGWEGVGLASYLLIHFWFTRLQADKAAIKAMLVNRVGDFGLALGIFGCFTLFQTVDFSTIFACASAPRNEWIFCNMRFNAITLICILLFIGAVGKSAQIGLHTWLPDAMEGPTPVSALIHAATMVTAGVFMIARCSPLFEYSPTALIVITFAGAMTSFLAATTGILQNDLKRVIAYSTCSQLGYMIFACGISNYSVSVFHLMNHAFFKALLFLSAGSVIHAMSDEQDMRKMGGLASSFPLTYAMMLMGSLSLIGFPFLTGFYSKDVILELAYTKYTISGNFAFWLGSVSVLFTSYYSFRLLFLTFLVPTNSFGRDRLRCHDAPIPMAIPLILLALGSLFVGYLAKV; this is encoded by the exons ATGTATCTACTTATTGTCTTTTTGCCTTTGCTCGGTAGTTCCGTAGCCGGTTTTTTCGGACGTTTTCTAGGATCTGAAGGAACCGCTATAATGACCACCACGTGCGTTTCATTTTCTTCGATCTTATCTTTGATTGCTTTTTATGAAGTCGCACTGGGAGCTAGTGCTTGCTATCTCAGAATAGCTCCATGGATCTCATCGGAAATGTTTGATGCTTCTTGGGGCTTCT TGTTCGATAGCCTGACCGTAGTGATGTTAATTGTGGTTACATTCATAAGTAGCTTGGTCCATCTTTATTCCATTTCATATATGTCTGAGGATCCGCATAGCCCTCGATTTATGTGTTATTTATCCATTTTTACTTTTTTTATGCTAATGTTGGTGACTGGAGATAACTTTCTTCAATTATTCCTGGGATGGGAGGGAGTAGGTCTTGCTTCATATTTGTTAATTCATTTCTGGTTTACACGACTTCAGGCGGATAAAGCAGCTATAAAAGCTATGCTTGTCAATCGAGTAGGTGATTTTGGATTAGCTCTTGGGATTTTTGGTTGTTTTACTCTCTTTCAAACAGTAGACTTTTCAACCATTTTTGCTTGTGCTAGTGCTCCCAGAAATGAATGGATTTTTTGCAATATGAGATTTAATGCCATAACTCTGATTTGTATTTTACTTTTTATTGGTGCAGTTGGGAAATCTGCACAGATAGGATTGCATACTTGGTTACCCGATGCAATGGAGGGTCCCACTCCAGTATCTGCTTTGATTCATGCAGCTACTATGGTCACTGCTGGCGTTTTCATGATAGCAAGGTGCTCCCCTTTATTTGAATACTCACCTACGGCTTTGATTGTTATTACTTTTGCGGGAGCTATGACGTCATTCCTTGCGGCAACCACTGGAATATTACAGAACGATCTAAAGAGGGTCATAGCTTATTCAACTTGCAGTCAATTAGGCTATATGATCTTTGCTTGCGGCATCTCTAACTATTCGGTTAGCGTCTTTCACTTAATGAATCACGCGTTTTTCAAAGCATTACTCTTCCTGAGTGCGGGTTCGGTGATTCATGCCATGTCGGATGAGCAAGATATGCGGAAGATGGGGGGGCTTGCCTCCTCCTTTCCTTTGACCTATGCCATGATGCTCATGGGCAGCTTATCTCTTATTGGATTTCCTTTTCTAACTGGATTTTATTCCAAAGATGTGATCTTAGAGCTCGCTTACACAAAGTATACCATCAGTGGGAACTTTGCTTTCTGGTTGGGAAGTGTCTCTGTCCTTTTCACTTCTTATTACTCCTTTCGTTTACTATTTCTAACATTTCTAGTACCAACTAATTCATTCGGGCGAGACAGATTACGATGTCATGATGCGCCCATTCCTATGGCCATTCCTTTAATACTTTTGGCTCTCGGGAGTCTCTTTGTAGGATACTTGGCCAAAGTGTGA
- the LOC118474050 gene encoding NADH-ubiquinone oxidoreductase chain 5 isoform X2, whose protein sequence is MLIVVTFISSLVHLYSISYMSEDPHSPRFMCYLSIFTFFMLMLVTGDNFLQLFLGWEGVGLASYLLIHFWFTRLQADKAAIKAMLVNRVGDFGLALGIFGCFTLFQTVDFSTIFACASAPRNEWIFCNMRFNAITLICILLFIGAVGKSAQIGLHTWLPDAMEGPTPVSALIHAATMVTAGVFMIARCSPLFEYSPTALIVITFAGAMTSFLAATTGILQNDLKRVIAYSTCSQLGYMIFACGISNYSVSVFHLMNHAFFKALLFLSAGSVIHAMSDEQDMRKMGGLASSFPLTYAMMLMGSLSLIGFPFLTGFYSKDVILELAYTKYTISGNFAFWLGSVSVLFTSYYSFRLLFLTFLVPTNSFGRDRLRCHDAPIPMAIPLILLALGSLFVGYLAKV, encoded by the coding sequence ATGTTAATTGTGGTTACATTCATAAGTAGCTTGGTCCATCTTTATTCCATTTCATATATGTCTGAGGATCCGCATAGCCCTCGATTTATGTGTTATTTATCCATTTTTACTTTTTTTATGCTAATGTTGGTGACTGGAGATAACTTTCTTCAATTATTCCTGGGATGGGAGGGAGTAGGTCTTGCTTCATATTTGTTAATTCATTTCTGGTTTACACGACTTCAGGCGGATAAAGCAGCTATAAAAGCTATGCTTGTCAATCGAGTAGGTGATTTTGGATTAGCTCTTGGGATTTTTGGTTGTTTTACTCTCTTTCAAACAGTAGACTTTTCAACCATTTTTGCTTGTGCTAGTGCTCCCAGAAATGAATGGATTTTTTGCAATATGAGATTTAATGCCATAACTCTGATTTGTATTTTACTTTTTATTGGTGCAGTTGGGAAATCTGCACAGATAGGATTGCATACTTGGTTACCCGATGCAATGGAGGGTCCCACTCCAGTATCTGCTTTGATTCATGCAGCTACTATGGTCACTGCTGGCGTTTTCATGATAGCAAGGTGCTCCCCTTTATTTGAATACTCACCTACGGCTTTGATTGTTATTACTTTTGCGGGAGCTATGACGTCATTCCTTGCGGCAACCACTGGAATATTACAGAACGATCTAAAGAGGGTCATAGCTTATTCAACTTGCAGTCAATTAGGCTATATGATCTTTGCTTGCGGCATCTCTAACTATTCGGTTAGCGTCTTTCACTTAATGAATCACGCGTTTTTCAAAGCATTACTCTTCCTGAGTGCGGGTTCGGTGATTCATGCCATGTCGGATGAGCAAGATATGCGGAAGATGGGGGGGCTTGCCTCCTCCTTTCCTTTGACCTATGCCATGATGCTCATGGGCAGCTTATCTCTTATTGGATTTCCTTTTCTAACTGGATTTTATTCCAAAGATGTGATCTTAGAGCTCGCTTACACAAAGTATACCATCAGTGGGAACTTTGCTTTCTGGTTGGGAAGTGTCTCTGTCCTTTTCACTTCTTATTACTCCTTTCGTTTACTATTTCTAACATTTCTAGTACCAACTAATTCATTCGGGCGAGACAGATTACGATGTCATGATGCGCCCATTCCTATGGCCATTCCTTTAATACTTTTGGCTCTCGGGAGTCTCTTTGTAGGATACTTGGCCAAAGTGTGA